Proteins from a genomic interval of Caulobacter rhizosphaerae:
- the aspS gene encoding aspartate--tRNA ligase: MTSTHAYRTHTCGALRASDTGNAVRLSGWIHRKRDHGGLVFIDLRDHYGLTQLVLHPETPGFEVVERLRAESVIRVDGEVVARDASVVNPNLPTGEIEIRVSAVEVLSEAAELPLPVFGEPDYPEEIRLKHRYLDLRRETLHRNIVLRSKVIQSIRSRMFAQGFNEFQTPILTASSPEGARDFLVPSRLHPGKFYALPQAPQQFKQLLMVSGFDRYFQIAPCFRDEDLRADRSLEFYQLDVEMSFVTQEDVFAAIEPVMHGVFEEFSGGKPVSPIDGVHTFTNDFGATLEHKGFERLTYAQSMAWYGSDKPDLRNPIKMADVSEHFREGGFGLFAKILGADAKNAIWAIPAPTGGSRAFCDRMNSWAQGEGQPGLGYVFWSEDQGGWGGPIAKNLGEPTQALMESLGLGKGDAAFFVAGDPAVFAKFAGLARTRVGTELKLVDENQFKFCWIVDFPMFEWNEEEKKVDFSHNPFSMPQGGLEALETQDPLTIRAYQYDIVCNGYELCSGAIRNHKPEIMLKAFETAGYGAEVVEAQFGGMLNAFRFGAPPHGGLAPGIDRIVMLLAEQVAIREVIAFPLNQQGQDLLMNAPAEAQERQYKELHIRSAPPIKV, translated from the coding sequence ATGACCTCGACGCACGCCTATCGCACCCATACCTGCGGCGCCCTGCGGGCTTCCGACACCGGTAACGCCGTCCGCCTGTCGGGCTGGATCCACCGCAAGCGCGACCACGGCGGCCTGGTCTTCATCGACCTGCGCGACCATTACGGCCTGACCCAGCTGGTGCTGCACCCCGAGACCCCCGGCTTCGAGGTGGTCGAGCGGCTGCGCGCCGAGAGCGTGATCCGGGTCGACGGCGAGGTGGTGGCCCGCGACGCCTCGGTGGTGAACCCCAACCTGCCGACCGGCGAGATCGAGATCCGCGTCTCGGCCGTCGAGGTGCTGAGCGAGGCCGCCGAGCTGCCGCTGCCGGTGTTCGGCGAGCCGGACTATCCCGAGGAGATCCGCCTCAAGCACCGCTATCTCGACCTGCGCCGCGAGACCCTGCACAGGAACATCGTGCTGCGGTCCAAGGTGATCCAGTCGATCCGCTCGCGGATGTTCGCGCAAGGCTTCAACGAGTTCCAGACCCCGATCCTGACGGCGTCGTCGCCGGAAGGGGCGCGCGACTTCCTGGTGCCCTCGCGCCTGCATCCGGGCAAGTTCTACGCGCTGCCCCAGGCCCCCCAGCAGTTCAAGCAGCTGCTGATGGTCTCGGGCTTCGACCGTTACTTCCAGATCGCCCCGTGCTTCCGCGATGAGGACCTGCGCGCCGACCGTTCGCTGGAATTCTACCAGCTCGACGTCGAGATGAGCTTCGTCACCCAGGAAGACGTGTTCGCGGCCATCGAGCCGGTGATGCACGGGGTGTTCGAGGAGTTCTCGGGCGGCAAGCCGGTGTCGCCGATCGACGGCGTCCATACCTTCACCAACGATTTCGGCGCCACGCTGGAGCACAAGGGCTTCGAGCGCCTGACCTACGCCCAGTCGATGGCCTGGTACGGCAGCGACAAGCCCGACCTGCGCAACCCAATCAAGATGGCCGACGTCTCCGAGCACTTCCGTGAGGGCGGTTTCGGCCTGTTCGCCAAGATCCTGGGCGCCGACGCCAAGAACGCCATCTGGGCCATTCCGGCCCCGACCGGCGGCAGCCGCGCCTTCTGCGACCGCATGAATTCGTGGGCCCAGGGCGAGGGCCAGCCGGGCCTGGGCTACGTCTTCTGGTCGGAAGACCAGGGCGGCTGGGGCGGCCCGATCGCCAAGAACCTGGGCGAGCCGACCCAGGCGCTGATGGAGTCGTTGGGCCTGGGCAAGGGCGACGCGGCCTTCTTCGTGGCCGGCGACCCGGCCGTGTTCGCCAAGTTCGCGGGTCTGGCCCGCACCCGCGTGGGGACCGAGCTGAAGCTGGTCGACGAGAACCAGTTCAAGTTCTGCTGGATCGTCGACTTCCCGATGTTCGAATGGAACGAGGAGGAGAAGAAGGTCGACTTCTCGCACAACCCGTTCTCGATGCCGCAGGGCGGTCTGGAGGCCCTGGAGACCCAGGACCCGCTGACCATCCGCGCCTACCAGTACGACATCGTCTGCAACGGCTACGAGCTGTGCTCGGGCGCGATCCGCAACCACAAGCCGGAGATCATGCTCAAGGCCTTCGAGACCGCCGGCTACGGCGCCGAGGTGGTCGAAGCCCAGTTCGGCGGCATGCTCAACGCCTTCCGCTTCGGGGCCCCGCCGCACGGGGGCCTGGCGCCCGGCATCGACCGGATCGTCATGCTGCTGGCCGAGCAGGTCGCCATCCGCGAGGTGATCGCCTTCCCGCTGAACCAGCAGGGCCAGGACCTGCTTATGAACGCCCCGGCCGAGGCCCAGGAGCGGCAGTACAAGGAACTGCACATCCGCTCGGCCCCGCCGATCAAGGTGTAG
- a CDS encoding pentapeptide repeat-containing protein gives MSRLRITVAALSLALSAMAHQAYAGVEDKDVPRMISLGGTCVNCELSGRKLTGARFTGANYAKANLIGADLRGASFFGSNFVAADLSRADLRGAEMRGANFVGAHFADARLSGIESSGANFQGADMPRVDLSSSELHGAIMIGANLERANLSSSELMGANLQGVNAKGANFSSAELNASNLIGGNFERASFRDAEFTGSMLRGAIFNGADFAGADLSNANLAGADLSNARGLDQDQLDEACGDGGTRLPRGLNIRNCSGGNVRVRVSSSFERAQAEAARAQVEANRSRIEAAAHARAAAALRAAPAPPRPPKAPKPPRELDN, from the coding sequence ATGTCCCGCTTGCGGATCACGGTCGCCGCTCTGTCGCTCGCCCTGTCAGCCATGGCCCACCAGGCCTATGCCGGGGTCGAGGACAAGGACGTGCCGCGCATGATCTCGCTGGGTGGCACGTGCGTGAACTGCGAACTGTCGGGACGCAAGCTGACCGGCGCCCGCTTCACCGGCGCCAACTACGCCAAGGCCAACCTGATCGGCGCCGACCTGCGCGGGGCCAGCTTCTTCGGCTCCAACTTCGTGGCCGCCGACCTGTCGCGAGCTGACCTGCGCGGCGCCGAGATGCGCGGCGCCAATTTCGTCGGGGCCCATTTCGCCGACGCCCGCCTGTCGGGCATCGAGAGCAGCGGCGCCAACTTCCAAGGCGCGGACATGCCGAGGGTCGACCTGTCCTCGTCGGAGCTGCACGGCGCCATCATGATCGGGGCCAATCTGGAGCGGGCCAACCTGTCGAGCAGCGAGCTGATGGGGGCCAACCTGCAGGGCGTCAACGCCAAGGGCGCCAATTTCAGCTCGGCCGAGCTGAACGCCAGCAACCTGATCGGCGGCAATTTCGAGCGGGCCTCGTTCCGCGACGCCGAGTTCACCGGCTCGATGCTGCGCGGCGCGATCTTCAACGGGGCCGATTTCGCCGGCGCCGACCTGTCGAACGCCAATCTCGCCGGGGCCGACCTGTCGAACGCCCGGGGCCTGGACCAGGACCAGCTGGACGAGGCCTGCGGCGACGGCGGCACCCGGTTGCCGCGCGGGCTGAACATTCGCAACTGCTCGGGCGGCAATGTCCGTGTCCGGGTCAGCTCCAGCTTCGAGCGCGCCCAGGCCGAGGCCGCCCGGGCCCAGGTCGAGGCCAACCGCTCCCGGATCGAGGCCGCCGCCCATGCCCGCGCCGCCGCCGCGCTGCGGGCCGCGCCCGCGCCGCCCCGGCCGCCCAAGGCCCCCAAGCCGCCGCGGGAGCTGGACAACTAG
- a CDS encoding pentapeptide repeat-containing protein, which translates to MKPLLPILAAAGLLALAGPAMTQNASQIAQVRGGANCPRCNLFQADLSGAVLKGRNLAGARLRQADLSLAEMNRTSFAGGDLRDVNFYGGVFGGASFAGANLTNASLVGAYLEGANFRGATLAGANLSGAEMDRAVGLTQAQLNRACGDMSTRLPRGFSVPACR; encoded by the coding sequence ATGAAACCGCTGCTCCCGATCCTCGCCGCCGCCGGCCTGCTGGCCCTCGCCGGTCCCGCGATGACCCAGAACGCCAGCCAGATCGCCCAGGTCCGGGGCGGCGCCAACTGTCCGCGCTGCAACCTGTTCCAGGCCGATCTCTCCGGCGCGGTGCTGAAAGGCCGGAACCTGGCCGGCGCCCGCCTGCGCCAGGCCGATCTCAGCCTGGCCGAGATGAACCGCACCAGCTTCGCCGGCGGCGACCTGCGCGACGTCAATTTCTATGGCGGGGTGTTCGGCGGCGCCAGCTTTGCGGGGGCTAACCTGACCAACGCCAGCCTGGTCGGCGCCTACCTCGAAGGGGCGAATTTCCGCGGCGCGACCCTGGCCGGCGCGAACCTCTCGGGGGCGGAGATGGACCGCGCCGTCGGGCTCACCCAGGCCCAGCTGAACCGGGCCTGCGGCGATATGTCCACCCGCTTGCCGCGCGGGTTTTCCGTGCCCGCTTGCCGTTAA
- a CDS encoding ribonucleotide reductase, translated as MRIQSRHPASTPRLALREIERPDAVIEVLAPEDWPDARVEAWLDWAARDCNDGVIDAEAPLGGGPARYADHLAKTGLSDGLFGDAADASAFRDALLATMLTGLASPASTAMAPLRLPDIGEIEFRRAAEGHLAHWRSARLAAKAAARLDAALAQVGDAVQRCHGDAKACADPSKNSALGRAARRARDLGADDRMILDAIALAGAPRTGLIEPDAKAPAPLVASASRQAVAAVDEAASFAAQVGWETSALVLALSPDDAENLARGAPVRAAIDVTAFQHGEAFDTASFNQVVGLWATALEIERGDRPAEIGLAGVGDWLLTQGLSPAGELGRDAASALWALAVGAALSASAEAAAALGADPAFAQERQTVLRSLAERRVRAAALRSPLASEAAAALAVAHGLARKHGLRSSRLVAAFADPEAALRLGGKPLGAAAAAAPISTAQTADGLLVPTFSAAGHICLTEAGADFDAARRHAMGHGSLADSPAIDHTVLQARGFTAHEIELAEDALRHADDLRAAFAPAVIGAGFLSDVLGVPADLLADPDFDTLAFAGFSETEIETAERHALGARRLSDCEALEGELRALFSAVELPVLADRLAMQAAVETFTCLANPAVLDLPFDARPADAARLQAAAARAGVRALRLNRIAAPAGFVLALPEETEAPKPTRPETVVGSPPPAPVKERIVERVVERVVERGGRSRRKLPDRRKGYIQKAAVGGHKVYLHTGEYEDGEVGEIFIDMHKEGAAFRSLMNNFAIAISIGLQYGVPLDEFVDAYVFTKFEPAGPVTGNDSIRSATSILDYIFRELGVSYLGRDDLANADPGEFNADGLGRGEGAPDGEVEAEPLPASKFISKGFSRGAAPDNLVFLPFGGRRDQEPRPVGASGDVCPACGDLALSRKGGLVVCDSCGTQAGAAPGESDAG; from the coding sequence ATGCGCATTCAGTCCAGACACCCCGCCTCCACCCCACGCCTTGCGTTGCGTGAGATCGAGCGCCCAGACGCGGTCATTGAGGTGCTCGCGCCGGAAGATTGGCCGGACGCCCGGGTCGAGGCGTGGCTGGATTGGGCCGCCCGGGACTGCAACGACGGGGTGATCGACGCCGAGGCTCCGCTGGGCGGCGGCCCCGCCCGCTACGCCGATCACCTGGCCAAGACCGGTCTGTCCGACGGCCTGTTCGGCGACGCCGCCGACGCCAGCGCCTTCCGCGACGCCCTTTTGGCCACCATGCTGACGGGCTTGGCGTCGCCGGCGAGCACCGCCATGGCTCCGCTGCGGCTGCCCGACATCGGTGAGATCGAATTCAGGCGCGCCGCCGAAGGTCACCTGGCGCACTGGCGATCGGCGCGTCTGGCCGCCAAGGCCGCCGCCCGGCTCGACGCCGCCCTGGCCCAGGTCGGCGACGCGGTCCAGCGCTGCCATGGCGACGCCAAGGCCTGCGCCGATCCGTCCAAGAACAGCGCGCTCGGCCGCGCCGCCCGGAGGGCCCGCGACCTGGGGGCCGACGACCGGATGATCCTTGACGCCATCGCCCTGGCCGGCGCGCCGCGCACGGGCCTGATCGAGCCGGACGCGAAAGCCCCAGCCCCGCTCGTCGCCTCGGCTTCCCGCCAGGCCGTGGCGGCGGTGGACGAAGCCGCCAGTTTCGCCGCTCAGGTCGGTTGGGAGACCAGCGCGCTGGTGCTGGCCCTGTCGCCCGACGACGCCGAAAATCTGGCCCGGGGCGCGCCGGTTCGCGCCGCGATCGACGTCACCGCCTTCCAGCACGGCGAGGCCTTCGACACCGCGAGTTTCAATCAGGTTGTGGGCCTGTGGGCGACAGCCCTGGAGATCGAACGTGGCGACCGCCCGGCCGAGATCGGTCTGGCCGGGGTCGGCGACTGGCTGCTGACCCAGGGCCTTTCGCCCGCAGGCGAGTTGGGACGCGACGCAGCGTCGGCGCTCTGGGCCCTGGCGGTCGGCGCCGCGCTGAGCGCCAGCGCCGAGGCCGCCGCCGCGCTCGGCGCCGATCCTGCCTTCGCTCAGGAACGCCAGACGGTGTTGCGCAGCCTGGCCGAGCGCCGCGTGCGCGCCGCCGCCTTGCGCTCGCCCCTGGCCTCGGAGGCCGCCGCGGCCTTGGCTGTCGCCCACGGCCTGGCTCGCAAGCACGGCCTGCGTTCGTCGCGCCTGGTCGCCGCCTTCGCCGATCCGGAGGCGGCTCTTCGCCTGGGCGGCAAGCCCTTGGGTGCAGCAGCCGCCGCCGCGCCGATCTCGACCGCCCAGACCGCCGATGGCTTGCTGGTTCCGACTTTCAGCGCCGCCGGCCACATTTGCCTGACCGAAGCGGGCGCCGACTTCGACGCCGCCCGTCGGCACGCCATGGGTCATGGTTCGCTGGCCGACTCCCCCGCGATCGACCACACGGTGCTGCAGGCTCGCGGCTTCACCGCTCACGAGATCGAGCTGGCCGAGGACGCCCTGCGCCACGCGGACGACCTGCGCGCAGCCTTCGCCCCGGCCGTGATCGGCGCCGGCTTCCTCAGCGACGTTCTGGGCGTTCCCGCCGACCTGTTGGCCGATCCCGACTTCGACACCCTGGCCTTCGCCGGCTTCTCCGAGACCGAGATCGAGACGGCCGAGCGCCACGCCCTGGGCGCGCGCCGCCTGTCCGACTGCGAGGCCCTGGAAGGCGAACTGCGGGCGCTGTTCTCGGCCGTCGAACTCCCGGTCTTGGCGGACCGTCTGGCGATGCAGGCCGCCGTGGAGACCTTCACCTGCCTGGCCAATCCGGCGGTGCTGGACTTGCCCTTCGACGCTCGCCCCGCGGACGCCGCCCGCCTGCAAGCCGCCGCCGCCCGCGCTGGCGTCCGGGCCCTGCGGTTGAACCGCATCGCCGCCCCGGCGGGTTTCGTCCTCGCCCTGCCCGAGGAAACCGAGGCCCCCAAGCCCACGCGCCCCGAAACTGTTGTCGGGTCGCCGCCGCCCGCCCCCGTCAAGGAACGGATCGTCGAACGCGTGGTCGAGCGGGTCGTCGAGCGCGGCGGCCGCTCTCGCCGCAAGCTGCCCGACCGTCGCAAGGGCTATATCCAGAAGGCCGCGGTCGGCGGTCACAAGGTGTATCTGCACACCGGCGAATACGAGGATGGCGAGGTCGGCGAGATCTTCATCGACATGCACAAGGAAGGCGCCGCCTTCCGCAGCCTGATGAACAATTTCGCCATCGCCATCTCGATCGGCCTGCAATACGGCGTGCCCCTGGACGAGTTCGTCGACGCCTATGTCTTCACCAAGTTCGAGCCGGCCGGACCGGTGACCGGCAACGACTCCATCCGGTCGGCGACCTCGATCCTCGACTATATCTTCCGCGAACTGGGCGTCTCGTATCTTGGCCGCGACGATCTGGCCAACGCCGATCCGGGCGAGTTCAACGCCGACGGCCTGGGCCGAGGGGAAGGCGCGCCTGACGGCGAGGTCGAGGCCGAACCCTTGCCCGCCAGCAAGTTCATCTCCAAGGGCTTCTCGCGCGGCGCCGCGCCGGACAACCTGGTGTTCCTGCCGTTCGGCGGCCGCCGGGACCAGGAACCCCGGCCGGTCGGCGCTAGCGGCGACGTCTGCCCGGCCTGCGGCGACCTGGCCCTGAGCCGCAAGGGCGGCCTGGTGGTCTGCGACAGTTGCGGAACCCAGGCCGGCGCCGCTCCCGGCGAGAGCGACGCCGGCTAG
- a CDS encoding NADH:ubiquinone oxidoreductase subunit NDUFA12 yields the protein MLKAIFTWWNGATIGQRFHISRRGVFVGQDDYGNRYFEARDNSDSYDDRKRRWVIYDGYAEASKVPPEWSGWLHYTFDEPPTVAPLKRRAWEKDHHPNLTGTIHAWRPKGSLARGGERAVATSDYKPWSPE from the coding sequence GTGCTGAAAGCGATCTTTACGTGGTGGAACGGCGCGACCATCGGTCAGCGTTTCCACATTAGCCGTCGTGGCGTGTTCGTCGGCCAGGACGATTACGGCAACCGCTACTTCGAGGCCCGCGACAACAGCGACAGCTATGACGACCGCAAGCGCCGCTGGGTCATCTATGACGGCTACGCCGAGGCCTCAAAGGTGCCGCCCGAATGGAGCGGCTGGCTGCACTACACCTTCGACGAGCCGCCGACCGTGGCGCCGCTGAAGCGTCGCGCCTGGGAGAAGGACCACCACCCCAACCTGACCGGCACGATCCATGCCTGGCGTCCAAAGGGCTCACTGGCTCGCGGCGGCGAACGCGCGGTCGCCACCAGCGACTACAAGCCCTGGTCGCCCGAATAG
- a CDS encoding DUF2155 domain-containing protein, producing MTVRRSLAGVTALVVAGSLAGGGAWALQNTPQQPPTAPAPPTAPAPIVVPQQSRPLPGPRPAAQAPTPTTAASSAANETPAPAASTAKSTATTPDKPAEPLKRARSSVAILQALDKVTTETMRFEAPVGQPIRYKTLIFTVRACETTAPDEDAPDSVAYVTVDTQPKALPGRVAPAGRQIYKGWMYANSPGLNPLEHPVYDAWLIACKTSAPVAPAASR from the coding sequence ATGACGGTCCGGCGGTCCTTGGCGGGCGTGACGGCGCTGGTCGTCGCGGGTTCGCTCGCCGGCGGCGGAGCTTGGGCGCTGCAGAACACGCCACAGCAACCGCCAACGGCCCCGGCGCCGCCGACGGCTCCCGCGCCGATCGTCGTGCCACAGCAGTCACGCCCTTTACCCGGACCACGCCCCGCGGCGCAGGCCCCTACGCCTACGACCGCCGCCTCATCGGCCGCGAACGAAACGCCCGCCCCGGCCGCGTCGACGGCCAAATCCACCGCGACGACGCCGGACAAGCCGGCCGAGCCGCTCAAGCGCGCCCGCTCTTCGGTCGCCATTCTGCAGGCGCTCGACAAGGTCACCACCGAGACCATGCGGTTCGAGGCTCCGGTCGGCCAGCCGATCCGCTACAAGACCCTGATCTTCACGGTCCGCGCCTGCGAAACGACCGCGCCCGACGAGGATGCCCCGGACTCGGTGGCCTATGTCACGGTAGACACCCAGCCCAAGGCCCTGCCAGGCCGCGTGGCGCCGGCCGGGCGCCAGATCTACAAGGGTTGGATGTACGCCAATTCCCCGGGCCTGAACCCCTTGGAACATCCGGTCTACGACGCCTGGCTGATCGCTTGCAAAACGTCGGCCCCGGTGGCGCCGGCCGCAAGTCGGTAG
- the aat gene encoding leucyl/phenylalanyl-tRNA--protein transferase, with the protein MDDAFTVDDLIACYERGVFPMADARHDESIFLIDPERRGVLPLDGVHVPRRLARTVRAQPFEIRIDTAFDAVVEACAAARPGRLETWINNPIQRLYGQLFARGLAHSVECWDGEDLVGGLYGVAFGACFFGESMFSTRRDASKVALVHLAGRLIVGDYRLLDTQFITEHLEQFGTIEISRADYRRRLGRAWTAPADFYRLAAGATGADVLQAISQAS; encoded by the coding sequence ATGGACGACGCCTTCACGGTCGATGATCTCATCGCCTGCTACGAGCGCGGCGTCTTTCCCATGGCGGACGCCCGCCACGACGAGAGCATCTTCCTGATCGACCCGGAACGCCGGGGCGTGCTGCCGCTGGACGGCGTGCACGTCCCGCGCCGCCTGGCCCGCACGGTTCGGGCCCAACCGTTCGAGATCCGTATCGACACGGCCTTCGACGCCGTGGTCGAGGCTTGCGCCGCCGCCCGGCCAGGACGTCTGGAGACCTGGATCAACAATCCGATCCAGCGCCTCTACGGCCAGCTGTTCGCCCGCGGCCTGGCCCACAGCGTCGAGTGCTGGGACGGCGAGGACTTGGTCGGCGGCCTTTACGGCGTGGCGTTCGGCGCCTGCTTCTTCGGCGAAAGCATGTTCTCGACCCGTCGCGACGCCAGCAAGGTGGCGCTGGTCCACTTGGCCGGCCGGCTGATCGTCGGCGACTATCGCCTGCTGGACACCCAGTTCATCACCGAGCATCTCGAACAGTTCGGAACGATCGAGATCTCGCGCGCCGACTATCGCCGTCGGCTGGGACGGGCCTGGACGGCCCCTGCCGATTTCTACCGACTTGCGGCCGGCGCCACCGGGGCCGACGTTTTGCAAGCGATCAGCCAGGCGTCGTAG
- the accC gene encoding acetyl-CoA carboxylase biotin carboxylase subunit gives MFDKILIANRGEIALRVHRACKEMGIATVAVHSEADANSMWVRLADESVCIGPASAAKSYLNIPSIIAAAEITGAQAIHPGYGFLSENARFAEIVGAHGYTFIGPKPEHIRMMGDKITAKQAVKDAGIPVVPGSDGGVSTEEEAFAAAEQIGFPVLIKAASGGGGRGMKVAQTREDLAEAVSTARSEARAAFGDDTVYMERYLQKPRHIELQVIADSHGNVVHLGERDCSLQRRHQKVLEEAPSPALGAEDRAKIGKIVVDAVKAIGYLGVGTIEFLWENGEFFFIEMNTRLQVEHPVTEAITGIDLVREQIRIAAGLPLSFTQDDVVFEGHAIECRINAENARTFTPSPGTITDFHAPGGLGVRLDSAIYTGYAIPPYYDSLIGKLIVHGRDREECIARLRRCLGEMVVGGIETTIPLFQDLLVQPDILAGDYDIHWLERWIKAQG, from the coding sequence ATGTTTGACAAGATCCTCATCGCGAACCGAGGCGAGATCGCGCTTCGGGTTCACCGCGCCTGCAAGGAAATGGGCATCGCCACCGTGGCGGTCCATTCCGAAGCTGACGCCAATTCCATGTGGGTGCGGCTGGCCGACGAAAGCGTCTGCATCGGCCCGGCTTCGGCCGCAAAGTCGTATCTGAATATCCCCTCGATTATCGCCGCGGCCGAGATCACCGGCGCTCAGGCGATCCATCCGGGCTACGGCTTCCTGTCTGAGAACGCCCGCTTCGCCGAGATCGTCGGGGCCCATGGCTACACCTTCATCGGGCCCAAGCCGGAACACATCCGGATGATGGGCGACAAGATCACCGCCAAGCAGGCGGTCAAGGACGCCGGCATTCCGGTGGTCCCCGGCTCGGACGGCGGCGTCTCGACCGAGGAAGAGGCCTTTGCGGCCGCCGAGCAGATCGGCTTCCCGGTGCTGATCAAGGCCGCCTCCGGCGGCGGCGGCCGCGGCATGAAGGTCGCCCAGACCCGCGAGGATCTGGCCGAAGCCGTCTCGACGGCCCGCTCGGAAGCCCGGGCGGCGTTCGGCGACGACACGGTCTATATGGAGCGCTATCTCCAGAAGCCGCGCCACATCGAGCTGCAGGTCATCGCCGACAGCCACGGCAACGTCGTGCACCTGGGCGAGCGCGACTGCTCGCTGCAGCGCCGTCACCAGAAGGTGCTGGAAGAAGCCCCCTCGCCCGCCCTGGGCGCCGAAGACCGCGCCAAGATCGGCAAGATCGTGGTCGATGCCGTCAAGGCGATCGGTTATCTGGGCGTCGGCACGATCGAGTTCCTGTGGGAGAATGGCGAGTTCTTCTTCATCGAGATGAACACCCGCCTGCAGGTCGAGCACCCAGTCACCGAGGCGATCACCGGCATTGACCTGGTCCGCGAACAGATCCGCATCGCCGCCGGCCTGCCGCTGTCGTTCACCCAGGATGACGTGGTGTTCGAGGGCCACGCCATCGAGTGCCGGATCAACGCCGAGAACGCGCGGACCTTCACGCCTTCGCCGGGCACCATCACCGATTTCCACGCCCCCGGCGGCCTGGGCGTACGGCTGGATTCGGCGATCTACACCGGCTATGCGATCCCGCCCTATTACGACAGCCTGATCGGCAAGCTGATCGTGCATGGCCGTGACCGCGAGGAGTGCATCGCGCGCCTGCGCCGTTGCCTGGGCGAGATGGTCGTCGGCGGCATCGAGACCACGATCCCGCTGTTCCAGGATCTGCTGGTGCAACCCGACATCCTGGCCGGCGATTACGACATCCATTGGCTGGAGCGCTGGATCAAGGCGCAGGGCTAG
- the accB gene encoding acetyl-CoA carboxylase biotin carboxyl carrier protein: protein MSNPKAPADPVETPSIDARLVRKLADILKDTGLSEIEVEHAGLKIRVARELTVAAAPTQYVQATAAPAYAPAPAPAAAAAPAAEATPAPAAHAGEAVKSPMVGTVYLSPQPGADAFIKVGDTVSAGQTLLIVEAMKTMNPISAPKAGKVVEILVADAQPVEFGEPLVIVE from the coding sequence ATGTCCAATCCCAAGGCCCCCGCCGATCCGGTCGAGACTCCGTCGATCGACGCCCGCCTGGTCCGCAAGCTGGCCGACATCCTGAAGGACACCGGCCTGTCGGAGATCGAGGTCGAACATGCGGGTCTGAAGATCCGGGTCGCTCGCGAACTGACCGTGGCCGCCGCGCCGACGCAATATGTCCAGGCCACGGCCGCGCCGGCCTATGCGCCCGCCCCGGCTCCGGCGGCCGCCGCCGCGCCTGCCGCTGAAGCCACGCCCGCGCCGGCCGCCCACGCCGGCGAGGCCGTCAAGTCGCCGATGGTCGGCACCGTGTACCTGTCGCCCCAGCCCGGCGCCGACGCCTTCATCAAGGTGGGCGACACGGTGAGCGCCGGCCAGACCCTGCTGATCGTCGAAGCCATGAAGACCATGAACCCGATCTCGGCGCCCAAGGCCGGTAAGGTCGTCGAGATTCTCGTGGCAGACGCCCAGCCCGTCGAATTCGGCGAGCCGCTCGTCATCGTCGAGTAA
- a CDS encoding type II 3-dehydroquinate dehydratase: protein MVKPIHVLSGPNLNLLGTREPEIYGKDTLDDVRTRCEARAAARGLSVIFRQSNHEGALIDWVQEARTEACALVINPAGYGHTSIALLDALKTLNIPVIECHLSNPAAREEFRRHTFVSLAATGIVSGFGAASYELAIEAAAGLIGAN from the coding sequence ATGGTAAAACCGATCCATGTGCTGAGCGGACCCAACCTCAACCTGTTGGGAACGCGCGAGCCCGAGATCTACGGCAAGGACACGCTCGACGATGTCCGCACGCGCTGCGAGGCGCGCGCGGCCGCTCGGGGTCTTTCCGTCATCTTCCGGCAGAGCAACCACGAAGGCGCGCTGATCGACTGGGTTCAGGAAGCCCGGACGGAAGCCTGCGCGTTGGTGATCAATCCGGCGGGCTATGGACATACGTCGATCGCTCTCCTTGACGCCCTGAAGACCTTGAATATCCCGGTCATCGAGTGTCACCTGTCCAATCCGGCGGCGCGGGAGGAATTCCGCCGCCACACCTTCGTTTCGCTCGCGGCGACCGGGATCGTCTCCGGCTTCGGCGCGGCGAGCTATGAATTGGCGATCGAGGCCGCTGCCGGCCTGATCGGCGCGAACTAG
- the thiS gene encoding sulfur carrier protein ThiS gives MRLLLNGEEREIADIASIADLVSALGLDARKVAVERNLEIAPRSTYADTALADGDRIEIVTFIGGG, from the coding sequence ATGAGGCTTCTACTGAACGGCGAAGAACGGGAGATTGCCGACATCGCCAGCATCGCGGATCTTGTGTCCGCCCTGGGCCTGGACGCCCGCAAGGTGGCGGTGGAGCGCAATCTCGAGATCGCCCCACGCTCGACATACGCTGACACCGCCCTGGCTGATGGCGACCGGATCGAGATCGTCACTTTCATCGGCGGCGGCTAG